A genomic segment from Gossypium hirsutum isolate 1008001.06 chromosome D04, Gossypium_hirsutum_v2.1, whole genome shotgun sequence encodes:
- the LOC107899635 gene encoding ethylene-insensitive protein 2 has product MEAEGGNANHQRGALHQMFPVVLPVLLISIGYVDPGKWVATVEGGARFGFDLVVPMLLFNCAAILCQYLSARIGVVTGRGLAQICSEEYDKSTRLFLGVQAELSVVALDLTMVLGVAHGINLLFGVDLSTGVFLAALDAVLFPVFASTLDHCRASFLCIYAAGFILLSYVFGVLLSQPEISISMLGMPTKLSGESAFALMSLLGASIMPHNFYLHSSIVQEHLGPPNTSKSALCHNHLFAILGVFGGIYLVNYVLMNSAANVFYNAGLVLVTFHDAMEQVFRNGILPLVFLLVMFLSNQLTASTWNLGGQVVLHNFLGLDIPGWLHRATIKIVAIVPALYCVWTSGPEGVYQMFILAQVMVALLLPSSVIPLFRVASSRSIMGVYKVSPILEFLSLVTFMGILGLKIIFVVEMIFGSSDWAGNLRLNAGISMSVPFVVLLATACASFSLMLWLAATPLKSASSESKAHAWKWDMNRTVSETAIEREGNELSETRYCGEEPAHIQERSLAPENSIESHSDLSFPNYNLDLPETIMESEQEIRLTTVNANSSSGEYPSPPFCGTEEPASIPELASAVVDEVTDDVPGTKTLKIESMNSLEKTVSFEGDLHIEKDDDGDSWEPEEPSKPPGSISSLAPDGPPSFRSLSGKSDDGGNGTGSLSRLAGLGRAARRQLAAILDEFWGQLYDFHGQPTQEAKVKKLDVLLGVDSKPLKVDTTGKEYGGYFPSVGGRGSDALNGSSLYDSPKHLKMQNSIDLSRGYPRGSSLWSSQMQQLDAYAQNSSCNVISGERRYFSLRAAPSAEAWDYQPATVHGYQIASYLNRIAKDRSSNCLNDQIELPASDSPAMGPTNYRGSLASALRQKSQNGVTPAQPPGFENVAVARSSALQSERSYHDKNLSGINDNSGISVNTKKYHSLPDISGLSVPHRVPEKSGQWDSSIGYGLSIGRTNYGTPMYSNAGSRVGVPFSFDELSHLKGYRDALPLQLGSGSGTGSLWSRQPFEQFGVADKSHTAGNEAVGSGLNSVTRDTASGVDLESKLLQSFRHCIARLLKLDGSDWLFRQNDGADEELIDRVAARERFLYDAEAREMSQVVHIREPQYLSSERRYGSTQKSDEANFANFSISSVPHCGEGCIWKADLIISFGVWCIHRILDLSLMESRPELWGKYTYVLNRLQGVIDLAFSKPRTPMSPCFCLQIPQEYQKRLSPPVSNGMLPPAAKPGKGKCTNAVTLLDMIKDVEIAISCRKGRTGTAAGDVAFPKGKENLASVLKRYKRRLSSKASNVPTSCTMLAAYSS; this is encoded by the exons ATGGAAGCTGAGGGAGGAAATGCTAACCACCAACGAGGTGCCCTTCATCAGATGTTCCCTGTTGTTTTACCTGTTCTTCTAATATCAATTGGATATGTTGACCCTGGGAAGTGGGTTGCCACTGTTGAAGGAGGTGCACGGTTTGGTTTTGACCTGGTAGTTCCCATGCTTCTTTTTAATTGTGCTGCCATTTTGTGTCAATATCTGTCAGCTAGAATTGGTGTGGTGACTGGGCGTGGTCTTGCTCAG ATTTGCAGCGAAGAGTATGACAAGTCCACTCGTTTATTCCTTGGAGTTCAAGCAGAGCTTTCTGTGGTTGCGTTGGACCTTACCATG GTCCTGGGTGTTGCACATGGGATTAATCTTCTCTTCGGGGTGGATCTCTCCACTGGTGTTTTTCTAGCTGCTCTTGATGCTGTTTTATTCCCAGTTTTTGCCTCCACCTTG gatCACTGCAGGGCAAGTTTCCTATGCATCTATGCAGCAGGTTTCATATTGCTTTCTTATGTTTTTGGAGTGCTCCTCAGTCAACCAGAAATTTCTATTTCCATGCTTGGGATGCCAACAAAGTTGAGTGGGGAGAGTGCATTTGCCCTGATGAGTCTTCTTGGAGCAAGCATCATGCCTCACAATTTTTATCTACATTCTTCTATTGTTCAG GAGCATCTGGGACCACCAAATACTTCTAAGAGTGCCTTATGTCACAACCATCTTTTTGCCATCTTAGGCGTCTTTGGTGGAATTTATCTAGTAAATTATGTGCTGATGAATTCAGCTGCAAATGTGTTCTACAATGCTGGCCTTGTCTTGGTTACTTTTCATGATGCAATGGAGCAG GTATTCAGGAATGGTATACTGCCCCTAGTCTTTTTGTTGGTTATGTTCTTATCTAATCAACTTACTGCATCAACCTGGAATCTTGGCGGGCAAGTTGTCTTGCATAATTTCCTTGGGCTTGACATACCGGGTTGGCTTCATCGTGCAACAATCAAAATTGTAGCAATTGTTCCAGCTCTTTATTGTGTGTGGACTTCTGGACCTGAGGGGGTATACCAGATGTTTATCCTTGCGCAGGTGATGGTAGCCCTTCTGTTGCCATCTTCAGTGATCCCCCTTTTTCGGGTTGCCTCATCAAGATCAATTATGGGTGTTTACAAAGTTTCTCCAATTTTGGAGTTCCTATCACTGGTAACATTCATGGGAATTCTGGGTTTAAAGATAATCTTTGTGGTAGAAATGATATTTGGGAGTagtgattgggctgggaatttgagATTGAATGCTGGGATTAGCATGTCTGTTCCTTTTGTTGTGCTTCTGGCTACTGCTTGTGCATCGTTTTCTTTGATGCTTTGGCTGGCAGCTACTCCTTTAAAATCTGCCAGTTCTGAAAGTAAAGCTCATGCATGGAAATGGGATATGAACAGAACTGTTTCTGAGACAGCTATAGAGAGAGAGGGAAATGAGTTAAGTGAAACTAGATATTGTGGAGAGGAACCTGCTCATATACAGGAAAGATCATTAGCACCAGAAAACTCCATTGAAAGTCATTCAGATTTATCTTTTCCAAATTATAATCTGGATTTGCCTGAGACAATCATGGAGTCTGAGCAGGAAATACGTCTGACAACTGTTAATGCGAACTCTTCTAGTGGTGAATATCCTAGCCCCCCATTCTGTGGCACTGAGGAACCAGCATCCATACCTGAGTTAGCTTCTGCTGTAGTTGATGAGGTAACAGATGATGTGCCGGGCACAAAGACTCTGAAGATTGAATCAATGAACTCTCTGGAGAAAACAGTGAGTTTTGAGGGAGATCTGCATATCGAAAAAGATGATGATGGAGATTCTTGGGAGCCTGAAGAGCCATCCAAACCTCCTGGAAGTATTTCCTCTTTGGCACCGGATGGACCTCCTTCATTCAGGAGCCTCAGCGGGAAAAGTGATGATGGTGGCAATGGTACTGGAAGTCTCTCTAGATTGGCAGGATTAGGTCGTGCTGCAAGGCGTCAATTAGCTGCCATTCTTGATGAATTTTGGGGCCAATTGTATGATTTTCATGGGCAACCTACCCAAGAAGCAAAGGTGAAGAAATTAGATGTACTATTGGGTGTTGATTCAAAACCATTAAAAGTAGATACAACTGGGAAGGAGTATGGTGGGTATTTCCCTTCGGTGGGAGGAAGAGGATCTGATGCACTTAATGGTTCAAGCCTGTATGACTCTCCAAAGCATTTGAAGATGCAAAATAGTATTGATTTATCACGTGGGTATCCTAGAGGATCATCATTGTGGTCAAGCCAGATGCAACAATTAGATGCTTATGCTCAAAATTCTAGCTGTAATGTCATTTCTGGTGAAAGGAGGTACTTTAGTTTGCGTGCTGCACCATCTGCTGAGGCATGGGATTATCAACCAGCTACTGTGCATGGATATCAGATTGCATCTTACCTTAATCGAATTGCTAAAGATAGAAGCTCCAATTGCTTGAATGATCAAATTGAATTACCAGCATCAGATTCTCCTGCCATGGGTCCTACAAATTATCGAGGCTCCCTGGCTTCTGCATTAAGGCAAAAATCGCAAAATGGGGTAACTCCTGCTCAGCCCCCTGGATTTGAGAATGTTGCAGTTGCTAGAAGTAGTGCACTACAATCCGAAAGGTCTTATCATGACAAGAACTTATCTGGGATAAATGATAATTCTGGGATATCAGTGAATACAAAGAAGTATCATAGCTTACCGGACATATCTGGGCTGTCTGTTCCTCATCGAGTGCCCGAGAAGAGTGGCCAGTGGGACAGTTCCATTGGATATGGGTTGTCCATTGGTCGGACAAATTATGGAACACCCATGTATTCAAATGCTGGGTCAAGGGTAGGTGTTCCATTTTCCTTTGATGAGCTTTCTCATTTAAAGGGTTATAGAGATGCTTTGCCTTTACAGTTGGGTTCAGGTTCTGGCACTGGATCCCTTTGGTCTAGACAGCCTTTTGAGCAGTTTGGTGTAGCTGACAAAAGTCACACTGCTGGCAATGAAGCAGTTGGAAGTGGGTTGAACTCAGTAACTCGGGATACTGCTTCTGGTGTGGATTTAGAGTCCAAGCTTCTTCAATCTTTTCGACACTGTATTGCAAGGCTCTTGAAATTAGATGGGTCTGACTGGTTGTTTAGACAAAATGATGGAGCTGATGAGGAGTTAATTGATCGTGTAGCAGCAAGGGAGAGATTTCTTTATGATGCTGAAGCTAGAGAGATGAGCCAGGTTGTTCACATTCGTGAACCTCAATACTTGTCTTCTGAAAGGAGGTATGGTTCTACACAGAAGAGTGATGAGGCAAATTTTGCCAACTTCTCAATTTCATCTGTACCTCATTGTGGGGAGGGCTGTATATGGAAAGCGGATTTGATAATAAGCTTTGGAGTGTGGTGCATTCACCGGATCCTTGATCTTTCACTGATGGAAAGCCGACCAGAGCTGTGGGGAAAATACACATATGTGCTTAATCGGCTTCAG GGTGTGATAGATCTTGCATTTTCAAAGCCTCGAACCCCAATGTCCCCGTGCTTCTGCCTTCAAATCCCCCAGGAATATCAGAAGAGGTTAAGCCCTCCTGTTTCAAATGGAATGTTGCCCCCAGCTGCAAAACCTGGCAAGGGTAAGTGTACAAATGCAGTCACGCTCTTGGATATGATTAAGGATGTTGAGATTGCTATATCGTGCCGGAAGGGTCGAACGGGTACTGCTGCTGGTGATGTAGCTTTTCCGAAGGGAAAAGAGAACTTGGCATCTGTCCTTAAACGCTACAAGCGTCGATTGTCCAGCAAAGCATCCAATGTTCCAACATCATGTACGATGTTGGCTGCTTACAGTTCATAG